A region of Ignavibacteriota bacterium DNA encodes the following proteins:
- a CDS encoding 6-phosphofructokinase yields the protein MKRIGIITSGGDCGGLNAVITGAARMGYTLGVEACLIPNGYAGLYNLNNLEPVVIDFARADKIHSGVAGSEAGHSRVKISKIQDPDKYNIIRSGLKKHNIDGLIIAGGDDTGSVVVDLIEEGINCVHVPKTMDLDLQTYSVGGDSTINRISKFTDELRTTGLTHNRALIIEVFGRYAGHTAFRGGIGADADCILIPEVEVDYEIVYNHFKTTYINRLMTSDVKGSTYIIVAAEGVKNKDGKYFTDDDSGLDSFGHKRLSGVGSYIRRQLENFAKQDSYWEFVLKREGIYVENIYMHPEIREVQLGHLVRAGQTSAYDVTFGKQAGGAAMLLMKKGIYGVTVVGVEGHDVTYYPTSEAIKQRYVDLDEIAFHESLGVCFGREPISFEAKFNLQEGIIHRYM from the coding sequence ATAAAAAGGATAGGCATTATAACAAGTGGTGGTGATTGTGGTGGGCTGAACGCTGTAATTACAGGTGCGGCGAGAATGGGCTATACTCTTGGTGTTGAAGCGTGTTTAATACCGAATGGTTATGCCGGTTTGTACAATTTGAATAATTTAGAGCCTGTTGTAATTGATTTCGCAAGAGCCGATAAAATTCATTCTGGCGTTGCAGGCTCTGAAGCAGGTCACTCACGCGTAAAAATAAGTAAAATTCAAGACCCTGATAAATATAATATAATTAGAAGTGGATTAAAAAAACATAATATTGACGGACTAATCATTGCAGGAGGTGACGATACAGGCTCGGTCGTTGTGGACTTAATCGAGGAAGGTATAAATTGTGTGCACGTCCCGAAAACAATGGATTTGGATTTGCAGACATATTCAGTTGGTGGCGATTCAACTATTAACAGAATTTCCAAATTTACTGACGAGCTTCGAACAACTGGTCTGACTCATAATCGCGCCCTGATTATTGAAGTATTCGGAAGATACGCCGGTCATACAGCGTTTCGAGGAGGAATTGGTGCAGATGCAGATTGTATTTTGATTCCCGAAGTCGAAGTAGATTATGAAATTGTTTATAATCACTTCAAAACTACATATATTAACCGTCTGATGACAAGCGATGTGAAAGGTTCTACATATATTATAGTTGCAGCCGAAGGTGTCAAGAATAAAGATGGTAAATATTTCACAGATGATGATTCAGGACTTGATTCTTTTGGTCATAAAAGACTTTCAGGTGTGGGCAGTTACATAAGAAGGCAATTAGAAAATTTTGCGAAGCAAGACTCATACTGGGAATTTGTCCTTAAAAGGGAAGGAATATATGTTGAAAATATTTATATGCATCCTGAGATTCGCGAAGTTCAGCTTGGACATCTTGTGCGTGCCGGACAGACAAGTGCTTATGATGTTACATTCGGAAAACAGGCGGGTGGTGCGGCAATGCTTTTGATGAAAAAGGGTATCTATGGTGTTACTGTCGTTGGTGTCGAAGGTCATGATGTTACTTATTACCCTACTTCAGAAGCTATAAAGCAAAGATATGTTGACCTCGATGAAATTGCTTTTCATGAATCTTTGGGAGTTTGTTTCGGACGTGAGCCAATTAGTTTTGAAGCAAAATTCAATCTTCAGGAAGGCATAATTCACAGGTATATGTAG
- a CDS encoding serine hydrolase has protein sequence MIRILLLIAIISYNSLSIEFDEHLRNDFQDFLDNFREVHNIKGVSVCVKSKDDLWLGTSGISNEEQPVLSEMLFGIGSITKTMTATVILKLCEEGVINLDEKIGKWFDGHEFIDSDITIRQLLNHTSGLYDYSANPDYHNAIYQNAMRIFSPRELLQFIHKPLFPKGTDWQYCNTNYMLAGIIISESTGKKVSELYREYIWDNIGLSNTYLAVEEEMTGIIANRWVNENNLSNIPINAAFSGAWTSGSVFSTAYETALFVEALNSAGIINKESLNEMFDFVAASDYGLGISKKIIDGSEVRGHTGSIRGYNSIALYIPKYEITIVILVNSSPASPVFLAERIIRHLNQNYPSSYFKKNVKSILSIFPNPATDFITIQLSNKGLQPFAAGDKVQIFDMLGLEVISTQSASQPPTGEGNLRIDVSHLPAGVYFIKINCSNGACSIVEKFVKQL, from the coding sequence TTGATTCGAATATTACTTCTTATAGCAATTATAAGTTACAACAGCTTGTCAATAGAATTTGATGAGCATCTGAGAAATGATTTTCAGGATTTTCTTGATAATTTTCGAGAAGTTCATAATATTAAAGGTGTTTCTGTTTGTGTAAAATCTAAAGATGATTTGTGGCTTGGAACATCAGGAATTTCAAACGAAGAACAGCCCGTTCTCTCTGAAATGCTATTTGGAATCGGCAGTATAACTAAGACTATGACGGCAACTGTTATACTTAAATTATGCGAGGAGGGAGTAATCAATCTTGACGAAAAAATCGGCAAATGGTTTGACGGACATGAGTTTATTGATAGCGATATCACAATCAGACAACTTCTTAACCATACAAGCGGACTTTATGATTACTCTGCTAATCCTGATTATCACAATGCAATATATCAAAATGCAATGAGAATCTTCTCGCCGCGTGAGCTGCTGCAATTTATTCACAAGCCACTTTTTCCAAAAGGGACTGACTGGCAGTATTGCAATACAAATTATATGTTAGCCGGAATAATCATTTCCGAAAGCACCGGCAAAAAGGTATCCGAATTATATCGTGAATATATTTGGGATAATATTGGCTTAAGTAATACTTATCTCGCAGTTGAGGAGGAAATGACAGGTATTATAGCAAATCGTTGGGTGAATGAAAACAATCTAAGCAATATTCCCATCAATGCAGCATTCAGCGGCGCCTGGACTTCCGGCTCAGTCTTTTCCACTGCTTATGAAACAGCATTATTTGTGGAGGCGTTAAATTCTGCAGGGATTATAAATAAAGAAAGCTTAAACGAGATGTTTGATTTTGTGGCTGCAAGTGATTATGGGCTCGGCATCAGCAAGAAAATCATTGATGGATCTGAAGTTCGTGGGCATACAGGTTCAATAAGGGGATATAATTCAATAGCACTGTATATTCCAAAATATGAAATAACCATTGTTATCCTTGTTAATTCATCTCCAGCATCTCCAGTATTTCTGGCAGAGCGAATAATCAGGCATCTGAATCAAAATTACCCTTCGTCATATTTCAAGAAAAATGTAAAAAGTATTTTAAGCATTTTCCCAAATCCCGCTACAGATTTCATCACAATACAACTCAGCAACAAAGGGCTTCAGCCCTTTGCAGCAGGAGATAAAGTGCAGATATTTGATATGCTTGGATTGGAAGTCATATCCACCCAGTCAGCTTCGCAGCCACCCACGGGTGAGGGGAATTTAAGAATTGATGTGTCGCATCTGCCGGCAGGTGTGTATTTCATAAAAATAAATTGTAGCAATGGAGCTTGCTCCATTGTTGAAAAATTTGTGAAGCAATTGTAG
- a CDS encoding DUF86 domain-containing protein — translation MSKRHRKLLLEDILESGNKIYNYVYGYDFDTFVIDERTRDAVVRNFEIIGEASNRIDVDFKNQHSDIPWARLRGLRNRIIHEYFGIDFELVWHIIQNDLNPLLKKVETLYENIETQS, via the coding sequence ATGTCTAAACGTCATAGAAAATTGTTACTTGAAGATATTCTTGAATCCGGTAATAAAATTTATAATTATGTTTATGGATATGATTTTGATACTTTTGTGATAGACGAACGGACAAGAGATGCAGTGGTTAGAAATTTTGAAATTATTGGAGAAGCATCAAACAGAATAGATGTTGATTTTAAAAATCAACATAGCGATATACCTTGGGCACGTTTAAGAGGATTGAGAAATAGAATTATTCATGAATATTTTGGAATTGATTTCGAATTAGTTTGGCATATCATTCAGAATGATTTAAATCCACTACTAAAAAAAGTTGAAACCTTGTACGAAAATATTGAAACCCAATCATAA
- a CDS encoding aminotransferase class I/II-fold pyridoxal phosphate-dependent enzyme codes for MDLFEKCFSYTRADEVKEVGLYPYFHPIEENEGPVVRVEGKDMVMAGSNNYLGLTAHPLVKQAAYDAIKKYGSGCSGSRYLTGTLDLHIELEERLAKFLGFESVLLFSTGYQTALGVISALVLRGDYIISDKENHACIMNGAMLAKGGFAEFKRYKHNDMEDLETVLKTIPEKAGKLVVTDGVFSVSGEIVNLPDLIKVAKKYGARVLVDDAHSVGVIGEGGRGTASHYGVTDQTDMVMGTFSKTFASLGGFVAGPERVINYLKHNSPAIIFSASPTPASCASALAALDILEKEPELVTKLIANADYMRKGFKDLGFNILDSRTAIVGVVVGQVETAFLTWRKLFDRGVFVNAFIPPGVPPNMSMMRTSYMSSHETEHLDMILDTFKITGKELGLI; via the coding sequence GTGGATTTATTTGAAAAATGTTTTTCATATACCAGAGCCGATGAAGTCAAAGAAGTAGGTTTATATCCTTATTTTCATCCGATTGAAGAGAACGAAGGTCCTGTTGTAAGAGTAGAAGGTAAGGATATGGTAATGGCAGGCTCCAACAATTACCTTGGATTAACTGCCCATCCTCTTGTAAAACAAGCAGCTTACGATGCTATTAAAAAGTACGGCAGTGGTTGCTCCGGCTCGCGGTATTTAACCGGAACACTTGACCTGCACATTGAATTAGAAGAAAGATTAGCAAAATTCCTTGGATTTGAATCAGTATTATTATTCAGTACAGGATATCAAACTGCATTAGGAGTTATATCTGCTTTAGTTTTGCGTGGTGATTATATTATCTCGGATAAAGAAAATCATGCCTGTATAATGAATGGCGCTATGCTTGCAAAAGGTGGTTTTGCTGAATTCAAAAGATACAAACATAATGATATGGAAGACCTTGAAACAGTTCTTAAAACTATACCTGAAAAAGCAGGAAAATTAGTTGTAACTGATGGTGTATTTTCTGTTTCAGGTGAAATTGTGAATCTGCCCGATTTAATTAAAGTAGCAAAAAAATATGGTGCTCGTGTTCTTGTTGATGATGCACACTCAGTAGGTGTAATTGGTGAAGGTGGTCGGGGAACAGCAAGTCACTATGGGGTTACAGATCAAACCGATATGGTAATGGGAACATTCTCCAAGACTTTTGCATCACTTGGCGGATTTGTTGCCGGACCTGAGCGAGTTATTAATTATCTGAAGCATAATTCACCTGCAATTATTTTTTCTGCAAGTCCTACTCCTGCATCTTGTGCGTCTGCTCTTGCCGCACTTGATATTCTTGAAAAAGAACCCGAACTCGTTACCAAGCTTATTGCAAATGCAGATTATATGCGAAAAGGTTTTAAAGATTTAGGCTTCAATATTCTTGACAGCCGAACTGCTATTGTCGGGGTTGTTGTTGGTCAAGTAGAAACTGCATTTTTAACTTGGCGTAAACTATTTGACCGTGGGGTTTTTGTAAATGCATTTATCCCACCCGGAGTTCCGCCAAATATGAGTATGATGAGAACAAGTTATATGTCTTCTCACGAAACAGAGCATCTTGACATGATTCTCGATACTTTCAAAATTACCGGAAAGGAACTTGGACTAATTTAG
- a CDS encoding UvrD-helicase domain-containing protein translates to MLKTDFTFTKDQTLALMRDRHLVVTANAGSGKTSVLVEKYLDLLLHLRKKKPYDAIRSIVAITFTRQAAGDMKAKITSKISKRMIEDPGNLKMWKQLREQISSAKVSTIHSFCNSLLRDYPVEAEISPVFREMDEYESNYFAEFAVDSIIDDYSSALQNGNFDENIENYAELLTSVSISKLRQFLVQIVKEPVLLRSLKDFYNNNPEETYQIYLTIFKEYFKNNINEIAEIFNNSHDVIESSVKNYHEIKIAIDTFTDHVKNKDFDISLAIIYLKIIHNLKVGNKKLTNFIVDAYFSNTAKKTEYRDKIKEILEININYLDGNDDSSLYLKNIYSFVELALEADARLWEMKHEQSAYTFDDLLILALRLMENDEVRGKIIKDLDFLMVDEFQDTNHIQYDMVRRLVPQLADTDYKDSPKVFIVGDAKQSIYGFRSADVSVFNQAQTDIESFNRAAVNEKRLSRSPYIFDKFQDVSDSQSWGRISLADTFRLLPAVAHFTNAVCSNLFDSKKSGISYEKLVCGRSLIHPLTNDDIITHENGAIKFLVAIKPRKDESHESDIYPSEENLTADYIQNIIKGKSVLKIHNGSEYINPNYKDIAILCRKKSSIQKLSKVFIEKKIPYSIVSGKGFYQTQEISDFLSLLNFITNQNDDIGIAGVLKSPMFNLNDGELMNIARQKGSTFFEKFKSYQTDVADSAFFINRARIILQELIDISSVLSVSELIIKIIELTDYFGAIEKFDAREQIKSNISRLIESAREFESKGYKSLYEFIRRAYSLIDFSSEAEAAFISDDNVVRIMTVHASKGLEFPVVILFDSNSRGSADSGIIKSKNLGISLPMMLPANSGEGEKFILNSADTVVQKVVKDVKSNDDLAEEARLLYVAMTRAKYHLIISATLRQTQKSYSLEKKSFFGLITKSIDKSIDLFAEQDNITITDILDFTEGENLNLIQKIEIIRECTGFDNVKVISDIQFENIFENNLDYYTNKICPENRFDILSATKYSIFLNDFDSFSKRYILGLPDKPNFIADYDTPDENEKFEEVQKADGTLYGSIIHRICERINEWCSDAKSENYNSLELVINQTLEEFNQTDNDSIIERANRESNMILKNHFIQENFDNFQYSEFEKELNMPLAGSIITGNIDLLLKNHDNSIIEVWDWKSNHVTDKNDADKLLEHYRPQLELYLYLISKLYQQKERYTGRLLFTMAADIDYFMTEISLSQKDIDNFEKQFTEKLFEIKSY, encoded by the coding sequence ATGTTAAAAACTGACTTTACTTTTACAAAAGATCAAACTCTTGCATTAATGAGAGACAGACATCTGGTAGTTACTGCCAATGCAGGAAGCGGCAAGACCAGTGTGCTTGTTGAGAAGTATTTGGATTTACTCCTGCATTTACGAAAGAAGAAACCTTATGATGCTATTCGTTCAATTGTTGCAATTACGTTTACAAGACAAGCGGCTGGTGATATGAAAGCGAAAATAACATCAAAAATAAGCAAACGAATGATTGAGGACCCGGGCAATCTGAAAATGTGGAAGCAGCTTAGAGAACAAATATCTTCTGCTAAAGTTTCGACTATTCACAGTTTCTGCAATAGTCTGCTGAGAGATTACCCTGTTGAAGCTGAAATTTCACCGGTATTCAGGGAAATGGATGAATATGAAAGCAATTATTTTGCTGAATTTGCGGTGGATAGTATAATTGACGATTATTCATCTGCTCTGCAAAATGGTAACTTCGATGAAAACATTGAAAATTATGCCGAATTATTAACAAGCGTCAGTATATCCAAATTAAGACAATTTCTTGTACAAATTGTTAAGGAGCCGGTTCTGCTGAGGAGTCTGAAAGATTTTTACAATAATAATCCTGAAGAAACCTATCAGATTTACCTTACTATATTTAAAGAATATTTTAAGAATAACATTAATGAAATTGCAGAGATATTTAATAATTCACACGATGTAATTGAATCTTCTGTCAAAAATTATCATGAAATAAAAATTGCTATAGATACTTTTACAGACCATGTCAAAAATAAAGATTTCGATATTTCTCTTGCAATTATCTACCTGAAAATTATCCATAATCTTAAAGTTGGTAATAAGAAGCTGACAAATTTCATTGTAGATGCATATTTTTCAAATACTGCAAAAAAGACAGAGTATAGGGATAAAATAAAAGAGATATTGGAAATTAATATTAATTACTTAGATGGAAATGATGATAGTAGTCTTTACTTAAAAAATATTTACTCATTTGTCGAACTTGCTTTGGAAGCAGATGCAAGACTTTGGGAAATGAAACATGAGCAGTCTGCTTATACATTTGACGACTTGCTGATATTGGCACTTAGACTTATGGAAAATGATGAAGTCAGGGGCAAAATCATAAAAGATTTAGATTTTTTGATGGTTGATGAGTTTCAGGATACAAATCATATTCAGTATGATATGGTTCGCAGATTAGTTCCACAACTTGCGGATACTGACTATAAGGATAGTCCAAAAGTATTTATTGTAGGTGATGCGAAACAGTCAATTTATGGATTCAGATCAGCTGATGTTTCAGTATTCAATCAAGCACAAACAGATATTGAATCTTTTAATAGAGCAGCTGTCAACGAAAAAAGATTATCCAGAAGTCCATATATTTTTGATAAATTTCAAGATGTCAGCGATTCTCAGTCCTGGGGTAGAATATCACTTGCCGATACATTCAGACTTTTACCCGCTGTTGCTCATTTTACAAATGCAGTTTGTAGTAATCTCTTCGATAGTAAGAAATCCGGCATTTCTTACGAAAAGCTTGTTTGTGGCAGAAGTTTAATACACCCACTAACAAATGACGATATTATCACTCATGAAAATGGAGCCATTAAATTTTTAGTAGCTATAAAACCACGTAAGGATGAATCTCACGAGTCGGATATATATCCTTCTGAAGAAAATCTTACTGCTGATTATATACAAAATATTATTAAAGGAAAATCTGTTTTAAAAATTCATAATGGTTCTGAATATATCAATCCTAATTATAAAGATATTGCTATACTTTGCCGCAAGAAAAGCAGCATTCAAAAACTTTCAAAAGTATTTATCGAGAAAAAAATACCATATTCAATAGTATCGGGAAAAGGATTTTATCAAACTCAGGAAATAAGTGATTTCCTGTCGCTACTAAATTTTATTACTAATCAAAATGACGATATTGGTATAGCAGGTGTACTGAAATCTCCGATGTTTAATTTGAATGATGGCGAACTGATGAATATTGCACGCCAAAAAGGCAGCACATTTTTTGAAAAATTTAAATCTTATCAAACCGATGTTGCAGATTCGGCATTTTTTATCAATCGCGCCCGGATAATTCTACAGGAACTAATTGATATTTCTTCTGTTCTTTCGGTTTCTGAACTTATTATCAAAATCATTGAATTAACTGATTATTTCGGCGCTATAGAAAAATTCGATGCACGGGAACAGATTAAATCCAATATTTCGAGACTTATTGAATCAGCTCGTGAATTTGAAAGTAAAGGCTATAAGAGTCTTTATGAATTTATTCGTCGGGCATACTCACTTATTGATTTCTCAAGTGAAGCTGAAGCGGCGTTTATAAGCGATGATAATGTAGTCCGAATAATGACAGTTCATGCTTCAAAAGGTCTTGAGTTTCCTGTTGTAATTTTATTTGATTCCAATTCAAGAGGTTCTGCGGATTCAGGCATTATCAAAAGTAAAAATCTTGGAATATCTCTTCCAATGATGCTTCCTGCTAATTCAGGAGAAGGCGAAAAATTCATACTAAATAGCGCTGATACAGTTGTTCAGAAAGTAGTGAAAGATGTTAAATCTAATGACGATTTGGCTGAAGAAGCCAGACTGCTATATGTTGCTATGACTCGCGCTAAATACCATCTTATCATTTCAGCGACTTTGCGACAAACCCAAAAAAGCTATTCCTTAGAAAAAAAGTCATTTTTTGGACTTATAACTAAATCTATTGATAAAAGCATTGATTTATTTGCAGAGCAAGATAATATCACGATTACAGACATACTTGATTTCACCGAAGGAGAAAATTTAAATCTCATTCAAAAAATCGAAATTATTCGGGAATGCACAGGTTTTGATAATGTAAAGGTTATTTCTGATATCCAATTTGAAAACATTTTTGAAAATAATTTAGATTATTACACTAATAAAATTTGCCCGGAAAACAGATTTGATATACTTTCAGCAACCAAGTACAGTATTTTTTTGAATGATTTTGATTCGTTCAGTAAAAGATATATTTTAGGACTTCCAGATAAACCCAACTTTATAGCTGATTACGATACTCCGGATGAGAATGAAAAATTTGAAGAAGTTCAAAAGGCAGACGGAACTCTCTACGGCTCAATTATTCACCGAATTTGCGAGCGGATAAATGAGTGGTGCAGCGATGCAAAAAGTGAAAATTACAACTCTTTAGAACTTGTTATCAATCAAACTTTGGAGGAATTCAATCAAACTGATAATGATTCAATTATCGAACGTGCTAATAGGGAAAGTAATATGATTTTAAAAAATCATTTTATTCAAGAAAATTTTGACAATTTTCAATACTCTGAATTTGAAAAAGAACTTAATATGCCACTTGCCGGCTCAATTATTACGGGAAATATTGATTTACTTTTAAAAAATCACGATAACAGTATAATTGAAGTTTGGGATTGGAAATCAAATCATGTCACCGATAAAAATGATGCGGATAAATTGCTTGAGCACTATCGCCCACAGCTTGAGCTTTATTTGTATTTGATTTCCAAGCTATATCAGCAAAAAGAGCGATACACAGGAAGGTTGCTTTTTACAATGGCTGCAGATATAGATTACTTCATGACTGAAATTAGTTTATCACAAAAGGATATTGATAATTTCGAGAAACAATTTACTGAAAAACTATTTGAAATAAAATCTTATTAA
- a CDS encoding nucleotidyltransferase family protein yields MLSRENILSLLQTNKKSLMEKYPINKMALFGSYSRKDNNLDSDVDILVDFNEQIGIRFIDLADELSEILGKNVDLVSSKAIKDKYFKEIERDLLYV; encoded by the coding sequence ATGTTATCAAGAGAAAATATATTATCTTTACTACAGACAAATAAAAAAAGTCTGATGGAAAAATATCCCATTAACAAAATGGCATTATTTGGTTCTTATAGTCGAAAAGATAATAATCTTGACAGTGATGTGGACATCCTGGTAGATTTCAACGAGCAGATAGGTATTAGGTTTATTGACCTTGCAGATGAATTATCAGAAATTCTTGGAAAAAATGTAGATTTAGTTTCATCAAAAGCTATTAAAGATAAATATTTCAAAGAAATTGAAAGAGATTTGCTTTATGTCTAA
- a CDS encoding aminodeoxychorismate synthase component I, with amino-acid sequence MNLNTEKNDFINKMNTYGGDKTPFLFIIDFDSIKPIIIPISEINPEEIIFQTEILDNFNRNEKQYPKEFTFEKFPISYTQYKKAFDRVMDNILSGNSYLLNLTFPTKVETTLTLMEILKYSKAKYKLYFKNQFICFSPEIFIKIIDGKIFSYPMKGTIDAAIENAEEIIMSDEKEFAEHNTIVDLIRNDLSIVSKKVRVSKFRYADYIRTNNKNLIQISSEICGELPKDWHHNIGNIFGKLLPAGSVTGAPKQKTVEIINQVEGYKRGYYTGIFGVFDGENIDSGVMIRYIENIDGELYFKSGGGITSQSNPEAEFQELIDKVYVPVF; translated from the coding sequence ATGAATTTAAATACTGAAAAAAACGATTTTATAAATAAAATGAACACATATGGAGGCGATAAAACTCCTTTTTTGTTCATTATTGATTTTGATTCTATTAAGCCTATAATTATTCCAATTTCGGAAATTAATCCCGAAGAGATAATTTTTCAAACTGAAATCTTAGACAATTTCAATCGAAATGAAAAACAATACCCTAAAGAATTCACATTTGAAAAATTTCCTATTTCATATACTCAATATAAAAAAGCCTTTGACCGGGTTATGGACAATATTCTTTCAGGGAATTCTTACCTTCTCAATCTCACTTTTCCTACAAAAGTAGAGACTACGTTGACTCTTATGGAAATTTTAAAGTATTCCAAGGCAAAATATAAATTGTATTTCAAAAATCAATTTATTTGCTTTTCGCCTGAGATATTTATAAAAATTATTGATGGAAAAATTTTCTCTTATCCTATGAAAGGCACTATTGACGCTGCAATTGAAAATGCAGAGGAAATTATTATGAGTGATGAGAAAGAGTTTGCAGAGCATAATACAATAGTTGATTTAATAAGAAACGACCTTTCAATTGTATCAAAAAAAGTACGTGTCTCAAAATTCCGATATGCTGATTATATACGGACAAATAATAAGAATCTGATTCAAATCAGCTCAGAGATTTGTGGCGAGTTGCCAAAAGACTGGCATCATAATATTGGCAATATATTCGGGAAATTACTCCCTGCAGGCTCGGTAACCGGAGCTCCGAAACAAAAAACAGTGGAAATTATCAATCAAGTTGAGGGCTACAAAAGAGGTTATTATACTGGTATATTTGGTGTGTTTGACGGTGAAAATATTGACAGCGGAGTAATGATAAGATACATCGAAAATATTGACGGCGAATTATACTTCAAAAGTGGTGGCGGCATTACATCGCAAAGCAATCCCGAAGCTGAATTTCAAGAATTAATTGATAAAGTCTATGTACCTGTTTTTTGA
- the obgE gene encoding GTPase ObgE, whose translation MKFIDLANISVKAGDGGNGHISFRKEKYVPLGGPDGGNGGRGGNVVLVTSPHMNTLIDFKHKRHFIAENGQHGGKSLKSGRWGKDLLIKVPVGTVVKDAEDNIIADLSEKDQEFIVAKGGNGGFGNAMFTTSTNQAPRNANPGLPGAELEITLELKLLADVGLVGFPNAGKSTLISVISAAKPKIADYPFTTLIPNLGIVSLSPGNSLTVADIPGLIEGAAEGKGLGIQFLRHVERCSVLIFLISAESYDPESDYITLRDELEKYNPDMALKKRIICISKSDILDTDKIKELGKLKFGEKNTPKLLISAASSMNIDKLKYLMFDLFEQERKYLI comes from the coding sequence ATGAAATTTATTGATTTAGCAAATATTAGCGTTAAAGCCGGTGACGGCGGGAACGGACACATTAGTTTCAGAAAAGAAAAATATGTGCCGCTTGGAGGACCTGATGGTGGCAATGGCGGAAGAGGCGGAAATGTAGTTTTGGTAACCTCACCTCACATGAATACCCTTATTGACTTTAAACACAAGAGGCACTTCATAGCTGAAAATGGTCAGCACGGCGGAAAATCCCTCAAAAGTGGCAGATGGGGAAAGGATTTGCTGATTAAAGTACCGGTTGGTACAGTAGTCAAGGATGCCGAAGATAATATTATCGCAGATTTATCCGAAAAAGACCAGGAATTTATTGTTGCAAAGGGTGGAAACGGCGGTTTCGGTAATGCTATGTTTACTACATCTACTAATCAAGCACCAAGAAATGCTAATCCGGGACTTCCCGGAGCTGAGCTCGAAATAACCCTTGAGCTAAAATTGCTTGCGGATGTTGGGCTTGTCGGATTTCCCAATGCCGGAAAATCAACTTTAATATCTGTCATTTCTGCTGCTAAACCCAAAATAGCTGATTACCCGTTTACGACATTAATTCCCAATCTCGGCATTGTATCGCTTAGTCCAGGTAACTCCCTTACAGTAGCTGATATACCGGGCTTGATTGAGGGTGCCGCTGAGGGAAAGGGACTTGGAATACAGTTTTTAAGGCATGTTGAAAGATGTAGTGTACTAATATTTTTGATTTCAGCTGAAAGTTATGACCCTGAATCTGATTACATTACCTTGCGAGATGAACTGGAAAAATATAATCCTGATATGGCACTGAAAAAAAGAATTATTTGTATAAGCAAAAGCGATATTCTTGATACTGATAAAATCAAAGAATTAGGAAAATTGAAATTCGGCGAAAAAAATACACCGAAGCTTCTTATTTCAGCTGCATCAAGCATGAATATTGATAAACTGAAATATTTGATGTTTGATTTATTCGAGCAGGAAAGAAAATATTTAATTTAA
- a CDS encoding MGMT family protein, translated as MNNQEVGYFERVYEVVRRIPYGRVTTYGLIAEHLGLRSGARMVGWALNADRQNLEMPYHRVVNRLGELSGARYYPTPTMMRELLESEGITFIDKAVDIKKYLWKP; from the coding sequence ATGAATAATCAGGAAGTCGGATATTTTGAGAGAGTTTACGAAGTCGTAAGGCGTATTCCTTACGGGCGCGTCACAACTTATGGTTTGATTGCAGAGCATCTCGGACTTAGGTCAGGAGCAAGGATGGTCGGTTGGGCTCTTAATGCAGATCGTCAAAATCTTGAAATGCCTTATCACAGAGTTGTTAATCGTCTGGGTGAATTATCTGGCGCGAGATATTACCCAACACCAACTATGATGCGTGAACTTCTCGAATCCGAAGGTATAACTTTTATTGATAAAGCCGTTGATATTAAAAAATATCTTTGGAAACCTTAA